The bacterium DNA window CGTGTATGGGAGAGGATATCTACGATCTCATTAAATACTTCAGCATCATCTTTTAGTATGTTGGGGATCACTTGGTAACGAAAGCCGCAAAAATTGAAAGTAAGTTGACTATCTATGAATTCGCGACCTTTCTTAAGTAATTCCCGGCATTCCTGACAAACAGGAAAGTTTTTCCAAAAATTGTTTTTGTCAAACCACGTTATAAAACCCGGTTTGTCGTCGGTATCGAAGTTATAGACGTAAGTTCTTGCCGAAACATTTTCTTTGACCTCTCCACAGATAGAACAAGTCTTGTTTTCTGCTGAGGATTTTTTTATCTTTTCCAAAGTAATTTTTAGATGGGCTTTTCTAAATAGTTCAATGTCACCAATGTAGGAGTTCCCGATTTTAACTGTCAAGTATTTTCCAGCTTTTTTGGGGACTTCTTTTAATTTCGAATCCAATTCCGAGAGAATAAGTTTTTCCTTTTCTTTTAGATTTTTTACCATCTTTTCTGGGATTTTTCGTTCTTCTTCCTCTAATTCAGAAAGTTTAGCGCATTTTTCCAACCATCTTAAGATTTTCTCAAAGGTCTTCTCAGGTTCTGTGAGAGGGGCGATGGGTGCTGGCCTGTTCCCCTTGCTTTCGCCTTCTTTATAAAGGTAACGTGAGATTTTCTCAGGGTCGAACTGCTCCACACTTAGTTCTTTGAATTGGTAATCCTCATCACTATCCACAACGATTGCGAAAATGTACCCCTGTTCTGTGGATTTATTTGTTTCAGAGTAAATTATGTTAATTTTTCCGTGCTTTTCAATTTCCTTTATTAACCTTCCAATTTTTGCAACTGCTGAAATCATTACCTAACCTCTTTTAATGAAGCCTTAACTATTTTTATGTTTTTCCCACATCTCAATGCATCCAAAACCGCTGGAGTTTTTTGCTCCGAGACCTGCGTCAAAGGCCATCTGATGAAGTTTTGGAGGTAAAGATAACTCGAATATCCCGTCCCAACCTTTTATTAGATTGCCTTGGTAAGTGAGAATTCTTTCGTCCTTTTTGCTAACTTTGTAGGGTTTTATTGATCCTCCTTCAATTTCCTCTCCGAACCAGATTCTGGCTTTCCTTTGTAGATTTTTAAGAAGGAGGATTTCAAAATCTTCTTCAAAGGGACTGTAATAATAAACCTTTTTTCTGCCATCTGCTGTGGTAACTGTACTGTATACTGTTATGGGTGATAGCGTCTTTACTAAGATCCTGTCTCTATATTCCGGTACTGCCTCCACTTCCACAGACACCAGCTCAAGTGTTTCGCTTCCAAGTTCAAGATGGGTCTTCCTGAAAAGATTGGAGGCAAAAGATTGGATAAAGTCGCTGTAAGGCGAGGCAACTATGAGGTAGACGTTGCCGTGAAATATTATGAATTTTTCTTTTATTTTTACATTGTCGGAAGGGATAAGACGCGAAAAAGTAAAAAATTTGATCCGTCTTCTCGAAGCAGGGTCCTTAAATCCAACGTTATGTAATGTGGTAGCCAGCCACTCATCCAAGTTCGTATATATGAATGCTTGAATCAAGCGGTTGTAATGTATGGGTAAAACGAGAGTAGAACCCACAATGGGTTTTAAACAAAGTTTTAGACGCATGAACTTTAATATTATGTATTTCGAGGTAAGTATTGTCAAGTGTTCGAATTTCGTTTAAAAACAAAACCACTACTTTGATTCTAAATTCAAAAAATGAAGCCTGCTTCTACATTAATTTGTTGTTTTAAACTGGTTCATCAAAAACTTTCTTCCACATACCGTGTTGCGACAGGGGTATTCATTTTCTCTACAGCTTCCAGGAGTGTTATACCTGCTT harbors:
- the cas6 gene encoding CRISPR-associated endoribonuclease Cas6, translated to MRLKLCLKPIVGSTLVLPIHYNRLIQAFIYTNLDEWLATTLHNVGFKDPASRRRIKFFTFSRLIPSDNVKIKEKFIIFHGNVYLIVASPYSDFIQSFASNLFRKTHLELGSETLELVSVEVEAVPEYRDRILVKTLSPITVYSTVTTADGRKKVYYYSPFEEDFEILLLKNLQRKARIWFGEEIEGGSIKPYKVSKKDERILTYQGNLIKGWDGIFELSLPPKLHQMAFDAGLGAKNSSGFGCIEMWEKHKNS